The Benincasa hispida cultivar B227 chromosome 9, ASM972705v1, whole genome shotgun sequence genome has a segment encoding these proteins:
- the LOC120084580 gene encoding peroxidase 5-like has protein sequence MEKGYFWWTIFGLITIFGVTKGDDEGLSVGFYSKTCPSAEQIVRNSVAKAVAKDPGQAAGIIRLYFHDCIVGGCDGSILLDSIPGITSSFDIERHSPGNPLLRGFQIIDNAKSKLESRCPQTVSCSDILAFAARDSILATGGFSYAVPAGRRDGRVSNGSAVFTNVPPITPNITHLKQHFESRGLSLKDMVALSGAHSIGFTPCGAFSNRLYSFNETVETDPSLDPKFAAFLKTQCPKGEFDRTADLDNVTPNLLDVQFYENLKRKMGVLSSDQAMEDDPLTAATVRQYRSSPSLWKADFVAAMVKVGNMKVLTGTEGEIRRNCSALN, from the exons atggaaaagggTTATTTTTGGTGgacaatttttgggttaattaccATTTTTGGGGTCACAAAAGGTGATGATGAAGGGTTAAGTGTGGGGTTTTATAGTAAAACATGTCCTTCTGCAGAACAAATTGTGAGAAATTCTGTTGCTAAAGCTGTGGCTAAGGATCCTGGCCAAGCTGCTGGCATTATTCGATTGTATTTCCACGATTGCATTGTTGGG GGCTGCGATGGTTCCATTCTTCTAGATTCAATCCCAGGCATTACCAGCTCCTTTGACATAGAAAGACATAGTCCAGGCAACCCTTTACTCCGAGGATTCCAAATCATTGACAATGCCAAATCCAAACTCGAATCTCGATGTCCCCAAACGGTTTCTTGTTCCGACATCTTAGCCTTCGCCGCTCGTGACAGCATCCTCGCCACCGGTGGATTCTCCTACGCTGTCCCTGCCGGGCGTCGTGATGGTCGAGTCTCCAACGGCTCTGCTGTGTTCACCAATGTTCCTCCTATAACACCTAACATCACTCACCTCAAACAACACTTTGAATCAAGAGGGTTATCCTTAAAAGACATGGTGGCTCTATCCGGGGCACACTCCATCGGATTTACGCCGTGTGGGGCTTTCTCCAACCGCCTTTATTCGTTCAATGAGACGGTCGAGACGGATCCATCATTGGATCCGAAATTTGCAGCATTTTTGAAAACCCAATGCCCTAAAGGGGAGTTTGATCGGACGGCGGATTTGGACAATGTGACACCAAATTTGTTGGACGTTCAGTTTTATGAGAATTTGAAGAGGAAGATGGGGGTTTTGAGCTCCGATCAGGCGATGGAAGATGACCCGTTGACGGCAGCGACAGTGAGGCAGTATCGGAGTAGTCCGAGCCTTTGGAAGGCGGATTTTGTGGCGGCAATGGTGAAGGTGGGGAATATGAAGGTTTTGACTGGAACTGAAGGGGAGATTAGGAGGAATTGTAGTGCTCTGAATTAA